A genomic region of Candidatus Poribacteria bacterium contains the following coding sequences:
- the glyS gene encoding glycine--tRNA ligase subunit beta — protein sequence MTLQEIILALEKFWADHGCIIQQPCDIEVGAGTFNPATFLRCLGPEPWQTAYVEPVRRPTDGRYAENPFRVGAYYQYQVILKPAPENVLPLYLESLYSLGISPRKNDIRFVEDDWESPTLGASGLGWEVWWNGAEVTQFTYFQQMGSIDLDPICAEITYGLERIALYLQDVDDFFDIRWNEHVNYGDVHRQSEVEYSTYNFQKADVEMLFELFSTYERETHACLDAGLVLPATDHVLKCSHTFNMLDARGVISVTERVSYIERVRRLAQRIARAYVKQREEMEHPLMGRFSTGTDTADSPITKSETASQSPQETVDLLFEIGTEEIPASYVPPALVQLREIATESLTNHRIPFGEIETFGTPRRITLSIKDLKTLQESEETEVVGPPKRIAYDENGEPTKAAIGFAKTQGVELSALRIVETERGEYIAASKLEKGVAAREVLQVLLPEWIEVLRFPKTMRWETKSEEPRAFARFARPIRWLVALLGNEVINCTYGAARAGRVTYGHRSLHPDPITLTSANLAAYIDALRAVDVVVCPKERRETIKKQVTSILKIEDNLPKLDDELLDTVNYLVENPQPIVGNFSESHLELPPEVLITAMKKHQRYFPMWKNESELAAKFITISNGTDGNFDGVQHGNERVLRARLNDAEFFYKEDQKTSLADKVERLGAVIFHAKLGSLLDKAKRLKALVKRIGAELQVSEEIIAHTERAAWLCKADLTTQMVIEFPTLQGITGRYYARNSGEPEPVATAIAEHYQPLGADTPLPETEVGALLAIADKLDTIVGYFGIEERPTGSQDPYSLRRHALGTIRILQDRQLLLSLDAVVEKAISLYTVPLADDTQTSVLGFIKERLRVILQNQQYAPDLADAVLAVGDVNIIDIHKRASALAEFRLTSNFEEVYNALNRVLRILPPSVPETVDTTLLQDDAEKQLFDRITAAESGFKQSIQERDYTKLLAQLATLQPAIDSFFDDILVMAEEPALRANRLALLNRIGRNIYAIADLTKLVIAGN from the coding sequence AACAACCGTGCGATATAGAAGTCGGCGCAGGCACGTTTAACCCAGCAACCTTCCTACGATGCCTCGGTCCAGAACCGTGGCAGACAGCCTACGTAGAACCTGTCCGCCGTCCAACTGATGGCAGGTATGCCGAAAATCCTTTCCGCGTCGGTGCCTATTACCAATATCAGGTAATCCTCAAACCCGCGCCTGAAAATGTGCTACCCCTCTACCTTGAGAGCCTTTACAGTCTCGGTATCTCTCCCCGTAAAAACGACATCCGCTTTGTCGAAGACGACTGGGAATCACCGACGCTCGGTGCGTCCGGACTCGGTTGGGAAGTCTGGTGGAACGGTGCGGAAGTCACACAGTTCACCTATTTCCAACAGATGGGAAGCATCGATCTCGACCCGATCTGTGCTGAGATAACCTACGGACTTGAACGCATCGCGCTCTATCTGCAAGATGTAGATGACTTTTTCGACATCCGCTGGAATGAACACGTTAACTACGGGGATGTGCATCGGCAAAGCGAGGTGGAATACTCGACTTATAATTTTCAGAAGGCAGACGTAGAGATGCTCTTTGAGTTGTTCAGCACCTACGAGAGGGAAACCCATGCCTGCTTGGATGCTGGGTTAGTCCTACCAGCAACCGATCATGTTTTAAAATGCTCGCATACCTTCAATATGTTAGATGCTCGCGGTGTTATTAGCGTCACAGAACGGGTGAGCTACATCGAACGCGTGCGGCGACTCGCACAACGGATCGCACGCGCTTACGTCAAACAGCGCGAAGAGATGGAACATCCCCTCATGGGACGTTTCAGTACAGGAACTGATACAGCGGATTCACCCATTACAAAAAGCGAAACCGCTTCACAATCACCTCAAGAAACCGTTGATCTCTTATTTGAAATCGGTACGGAAGAGATACCCGCGAGTTATGTCCCGCCTGCCCTTGTGCAGCTGCGCGAAATCGCAACCGAGTCCCTAACGAACCACAGAATCCCGTTCGGTGAAATCGAAACATTTGGTACACCGCGCCGTATTACGCTCAGCATCAAAGACCTGAAGACTCTTCAAGAGAGCGAAGAGACAGAAGTCGTGGGACCGCCGAAACGGATCGCCTACGATGAAAACGGTGAACCGACAAAAGCAGCAATCGGCTTCGCAAAGACGCAAGGCGTTGAACTCTCAGCACTCCGTATCGTTGAAACCGAACGAGGAGAATACATCGCCGCCTCAAAACTCGAAAAAGGCGTTGCAGCGCGAGAGGTATTGCAAGTGCTTCTACCCGAATGGATCGAGGTGCTGCGTTTTCCGAAAACTATGCGCTGGGAAACCAAATCTGAAGAACCGCGTGCTTTCGCCCGATTCGCCCGCCCGATTCGTTGGCTGGTCGCACTGTTAGGAAATGAGGTCATCAACTGTACCTACGGTGCCGCACGCGCAGGACGCGTAACCTATGGACACCGTTCCCTGCACCCTGACCCAATAACCTTGACATCGGCGAACTTAGCCGCATACATAGACGCACTGCGTGCGGTGGATGTGGTTGTCTGTCCCAAGGAGCGACGCGAGACAATCAAAAAACAGGTAACATCCATTTTAAAAATAGAGGATAATCTCCCGAAACTTGATGACGAACTGCTGGATACGGTGAACTACCTTGTGGAGAACCCGCAACCCATCGTCGGCAATTTCAGTGAATCGCATCTGGAGCTACCGCCTGAAGTGCTAATTACCGCGATGAAGAAGCATCAACGCTATTTTCCGATGTGGAAAAACGAATCAGAACTGGCGGCGAAATTCATCACGATCTCCAACGGAACGGACGGAAATTTCGACGGCGTTCAGCACGGCAACGAACGCGTCCTTCGCGCAAGACTCAACGATGCCGAGTTCTTCTACAAGGAAGACCAGAAAACCAGCCTCGCTGATAAAGTCGAACGTCTGGGAGCGGTCATCTTTCACGCCAAACTTGGATCACTCTTAGATAAAGCGAAACGGCTTAAAGCGTTAGTTAAACGCATCGGGGCAGAACTACAGGTATCAGAAGAGATAATCGCGCACACAGAACGTGCCGCCTGGCTCTGTAAGGCAGATTTAACGACGCAAATGGTCATCGAATTTCCAACCTTACAGGGTATCACTGGAAGATACTATGCACGCAATTCAGGAGAACCCGAACCGGTTGCCACTGCTATCGCTGAGCATTATCAACCGCTCGGGGCGGATACACCGCTCCCCGAAACCGAAGTCGGCGCGCTTCTCGCCATCGCTGATAAGCTCGACACCATCGTCGGATACTTCGGGATAGAAGAACGTCCCACAGGTTCGCAAGACCCGTACTCTCTACGACGACACGCACTCGGTACAATCCGTATCCTACAAGACCGACAGTTACTGCTCTCTTTGGATGCTGTTGTAGAAAAGGCAATTTCGCTCTACACGGTGCCGTTGGCAGACGATACACAAACCAGTGTTCTCGGTTTTATCAAAGAACGCCTACGCGTCATCTTACAAAACCAGCAATACGCACCTGATCTCGCCGATGCGGTCTTGGCTGTCGGTGATGTCAACATCATTGATATTCACAAACGCGCCAGCGCGCTTGCCGAATTTCGCTTGACATCAAACTTTGAGGAAGTGTATAATGCCCTCAATCGAGTTCTGAGGATTTTGCCGCCGAGCGTGCCAGAGACCGTAGACACGACACTGCTGCAAGACGACGCGGAAAAGCAACTCTTTGACCGTATCACTGCGGCAGAATCCGGCTTCAAACAGAGCATTCAGGAACGCGATTACACTAAACTTTTAGCACAACTTGCCACTTTACAACCCGCAATTGACAGTTTCTTTGATGATATTCTGGTTATGGCGGAGGAACCGGCACTGCGCGCGAACCGATTGGCGTTGTTGAACCGAATCGGACGGAACATCTATGCCATCGCAGACTTAACAAAACTCGTGATCGCGGGGAATTAA
- a CDS encoding HEAT repeat domain-containing protein, translating to MKQQRICNILRIGIHLPLIAAIVLLIACGEKENRDIIEARAAIIRGDYTAAQAAVEKTDSGNEEARHLKAFLQNRARPETAAWHQAIVQANAYLETLAADILAISVLEDPDSDDLDQQERLIRAQNSISGLFVVSLAEAVEKRAELLTELVAHPDSAVVQGLLAAEKCYQPDARAAVAQLMETLGSGNTVIELLQQAVRHKDPAIQKEAVRFLGAMQKPELILTFEDALMETVNTPEVAYRAIVALEQLASSGAADGVAIVPGLQLALKNNSAQVRMHAAKLLGSIQDETAIPDLVRLIADPNNYVKDTAIDALNRIGDPATAPLLEVLATKARNLIPDEDTGFTTDYQYIASAYIDDLWMKKYRIGTQAAAIQTLGLLKAEAAVRPLIKELANEELQGNALAALVEMRGVAVPPMFDALKNDTNEIRIRIAEALGTIGDRRAITPLIDALNNDPHKEVKALTAIGLGNMRARRAVPALTEALSYDDTTATNAAEALGKIGVTTEESVEKLIIMAMDKQMRETLRLAAIAALWQLKPEEATQPMLLLMFSDETSPIIRANAVKVLSRIKAPETTPVLLWVLSTQFDEISDFQRHMKREYKTLDALRTQVESFQIQWTVDYPRANYRTWGELKPIPSLVRSEVAHALGIVKGDTVVEPLVRALEDDGRATVRQSAAWALGEVKGDVATTALITALKKDKQGVVRQEAAIGLGKIKGQRVIDPLLAALRGDKYETTRFQAAVALREIQASDKGLVDILKKGLGSFDDGYEVLSVQNEVIGALIKDGNDATAEFVLDALKSTDDEWTRWACVHILGATAKKVAADAMLEELKHPSYVVRKRAANSLGGFKERRLVEPLIAVLENTDEMKSIRASAIISLGVLKDERAAAPLLTALSDENAEIRLQAAAALGTLRDAKAVAKLSEMVENPLEPDNVRAAAVAALGNIGDKSVEDVLIRALDIQVGDIANNAIIALGKLESETAIPRLIAILEDKRIPLNADTAVLANASTRTKAARALGTIGGSRAAEALGRRLIDDTEYIVALEDAGNRQNLGLDDRRRNWSWRIFVIAAKKLDLPAFVASRMAERAADKWESNPVRNAAMVALGRCKTADAALDVSDLRARLSDPDVDIRKPTALAVGEAGLLEFIPDLVQMMKGETEADKDTRRAATQGLRELADPSTTDALIEVMNNDDNHVEIRRDASRALGDIGSDKAVTALVEKLRALHEAQITRGFRLDVIKALGDAKNTNAVSLLETILQDQDAEIHFQAASALFEITGEGYGYNRI from the coding sequence ATGAAACAACAGCGAATTTGTAATATATTGAGAATCGGTATCCATCTCCCACTCATTGCTGCTATTGTCCTTCTAATTGCGTGTGGTGAGAAAGAGAATAGGGATATTATTGAGGCGCGAGCCGCTATCATCCGCGGAGATTATACCGCTGCACAGGCGGCAGTCGAAAAAACAGATTCCGGGAACGAGGAGGCACGACATCTGAAAGCCTTCCTACAGAACCGGGCACGCCCCGAGACAGCGGCTTGGCACCAAGCGATTGTCCAAGCCAATGCTTATCTTGAAACACTTGCTGCCGACATCCTCGCGATCTCAGTGTTGGAAGACCCGGACTCCGACGATCTCGACCAACAGGAACGGCTCATCCGCGCGCAGAACTCTATCTCTGGACTCTTCGTCGTGTCGCTTGCGGAGGCGGTCGAAAAGCGAGCAGAATTGCTAACAGAGCTCGTCGCTCACCCGGATTCTGCTGTCGTCCAAGGACTTTTAGCAGCGGAGAAATGCTATCAGCCGGACGCACGTGCAGCCGTTGCACAACTTATGGAGACATTGGGAAGCGGGAATACAGTTATTGAATTGCTGCAGCAAGCAGTACGCCACAAGGACCCCGCTATACAAAAAGAGGCGGTCCGCTTTCTTGGCGCGATGCAGAAACCCGAACTCATTCTAACCTTTGAAGACGCGCTGATGGAAACAGTGAATACACCAGAAGTCGCGTACAGAGCAATTGTCGCGCTTGAACAATTGGCAAGTTCAGGTGCAGCCGATGGGGTTGCTATTGTGCCGGGTCTTCAACTTGCACTTAAAAATAATAGTGCGCAGGTCAGAATGCACGCCGCGAAATTACTCGGTAGCATCCAAGACGAAACCGCTATCCCCGACCTTGTTCGACTGATCGCAGACCCGAACAATTACGTCAAAGATACAGCCATAGATGCGCTCAACCGTATAGGAGACCCCGCAACTGCACCGCTCCTTGAGGTTTTAGCAACGAAAGCGCGAAACCTGATTCCCGATGAGGATACTGGTTTCACTACAGACTATCAATACATCGCGAGTGCTTACATTGACGATCTGTGGATGAAAAAATACCGAATCGGCACACAAGCCGCCGCAATCCAAACGCTCGGACTCCTCAAAGCGGAAGCAGCTGTTCGACCGCTGATAAAAGAGTTAGCAAACGAAGAATTACAAGGTAATGCCTTGGCAGCACTCGTTGAAATGCGCGGTGTTGCTGTCCCACCTATGTTTGACGCGCTCAAAAACGACACAAATGAAATCCGGATAAGGATCGCAGAGGCACTCGGAACAATCGGGGACCGGCGCGCAATCACACCGCTTATTGACGCATTAAATAACGATCCCCATAAAGAGGTAAAAGCGTTGACAGCGATAGGACTCGGCAATATGCGTGCGCGTCGCGCGGTTCCGGCACTTACGGAGGCACTCTCCTACGACGATACCACTGCCACTAACGCTGCGGAGGCTCTCGGGAAAATCGGAGTAACGACAGAAGAATCCGTCGAAAAATTGATTATCATGGCAATGGATAAGCAGATGCGGGAAACCCTCCGGCTTGCGGCTATCGCTGCGCTCTGGCAACTCAAACCTGAGGAAGCCACACAACCGATGCTTCTTCTCATGTTCAGTGATGAAACCAGCCCAATCATACGTGCCAACGCCGTCAAGGTCCTGAGCCGTATCAAGGCACCCGAAACTACGCCTGTGTTGCTTTGGGTACTGTCTACACAATTCGACGAGATCTCGGACTTTCAGCGGCACATGAAACGAGAGTATAAAACACTTGACGCGCTCCGAACACAGGTCGAGTCCTTCCAGATTCAGTGGACAGTTGATTACCCGCGCGCAAACTATCGGACATGGGGTGAACTCAAACCGATACCGAGCCTCGTGCGGAGTGAAGTCGCTCACGCACTCGGTATCGTCAAAGGGGACACCGTCGTAGAACCGCTTGTTCGTGCACTTGAGGATGATGGGCGGGCAACAGTACGCCAGAGCGCAGCGTGGGCACTCGGTGAAGTCAAGGGAGATGTCGCAACAACGGCTCTTATCACTGCATTGAAAAAAGATAAACAAGGGGTCGTCCGACAAGAAGCAGCCATCGGTCTCGGAAAAATTAAAGGGCAGCGGGTCATTGATCCGTTGTTAGCCGCACTACGAGGCGATAAATACGAAACAACTCGATTCCAAGCAGCGGTAGCACTCCGAGAAATTCAGGCATCGGATAAGGGACTTGTCGATATTTTGAAGAAAGGTTTGGGAAGTTTTGATGACGGCTACGAAGTCCTCTCCGTGCAAAACGAGGTCATCGGTGCATTAATCAAAGACGGAAACGACGCAACAGCAGAATTTGTTCTCGATGCGCTTAAATCCACTGATGATGAGTGGACGCGCTGGGCATGCGTCCACATTCTTGGGGCGACTGCGAAAAAAGTTGCTGCCGATGCGATGCTTGAGGAACTCAAACATCCGAGTTATGTTGTCCGGAAGCGGGCGGCAAACTCGCTCGGTGGTTTTAAAGAACGCCGTCTTGTTGAACCCCTCATCGCTGTACTCGAAAACACTGATGAGATGAAATCCATTCGGGCATCTGCAATCATCTCACTCGGTGTCCTCAAAGATGAACGCGCCGCTGCACCACTTCTGACAGCACTCTCCGATGAAAACGCTGAGATCCGATTGCAAGCCGCCGCCGCTTTAGGAACCCTCAGAGATGCAAAAGCGGTTGCCAAACTCAGCGAAATGGTCGAAAATCCGCTGGAGCCGGACAATGTCCGTGCCGCTGCAGTGGCTGCCCTCGGTAATATCGGCGATAAATCGGTTGAAGATGTTTTGATTCGGGCACTCGACATCCAGGTCGGAGACATCGCCAACAATGCCATAATTGCACTCGGCAAACTCGAAAGTGAAACGGCAATTCCAAGGCTAATCGCTATTCTTGAAGATAAACGGATACCGTTGAACGCAGATACAGCAGTATTAGCAAATGCTTCTACACGCACAAAAGCCGCACGCGCACTCGGCACAATCGGCGGTTCCCGCGCAGCCGAAGCCCTCGGCAGGCGACTCATCGACGATACAGAATACATCGTCGCACTTGAGGATGCAGGAAACAGACAAAACCTCGGACTTGATGATCGGAGGCGCAATTGGAGTTGGCGGATTTTTGTTATTGCTGCCAAGAAACTGGATCTACCTGCTTTCGTTGCATCGAGAATGGCGGAACGCGCCGCGGATAAATGGGAAAGCAACCCCGTCAGAAATGCCGCGATGGTTGCCTTAGGACGTTGCAAAACGGCAGATGCAGCACTGGATGTATCCGATCTCAGAGCGCGGTTATCCGATCCAGATGTGGACATCCGAAAACCCACAGCGCTCGCCGTCGGGGAAGCCGGACTTTTGGAGTTTATACCAGACCTTGTGCAGATGATGAAGGGCGAAACCGAAGCCGATAAGGATACCCGCCGAGCTGCGACGCAAGGACTCAGGGAATTGGCGGATCCCTCAACAACCGACGCACTCATCGAAGTCATGAACAACGACGATAATCACGTGGAAATCCGACGCGATGCCTCTCGGGCATTGGGTGACATCGGATCCGACAAAGCCGTAACGGCACTGGTGGAGAAACTCAGAGCCTTACACGAAGCGCAAATTACGAGAGGATTCCGACTTGATGTCATCAAGGCACTCGGCGACGCTAAAAACACAAACGCTGTTTCACTGCTTGAAACGATTCTCCAAGACCAGGACGCAGAAATCCATTTCCAAGCAGCATCAGCACTCTTTGAGATTACAGGTGAAGGCTACGGTTATAACCGCATATAA
- the dgoD gene encoding galactonate dehydratase, with translation MKIATIEQFYPRRRTRLVKITTDTGIVGWGETTLEGKPRSTCMAVTELADYFIGKDPLRIEHHWQHVYRSAFFRGGNILMSALSGIDQALWDIAGKYYDVPAYQLLGGAVRDRIRVYAHWGIGSLTDEGKAAAKERLEFLQQKGGYTAFKSGPGGKWRGHEPPAVIDEFVERAYLMREWVGPEVELAFDFHSKMTPALAVEICHELKGMRPMFVEEPIPQENVDALKLISDHVPFPIATGERLLTRWGFREIFEKQAVAYLQPDTSHAGGITELKKIANMAEVYYMHIAPHCAIGPVAFSASLHVDAVVPNFLIQEQIDAGLGDGLFIEDWQVTDGHIELPTKPGLGFEIDANEAEQTLNTYPEELGGEYYYDTDGSVADW, from the coding sequence ATGAAAATTGCGACTATTGAACAATTTTACCCGCGTCGCCGGACGCGGCTCGTTAAGATCACGACAGATACCGGTATCGTCGGATGGGGTGAAACCACGCTTGAAGGTAAACCGAGAAGCACGTGTATGGCTGTTACGGAACTTGCCGACTATTTTATCGGTAAAGATCCGTTACGGATTGAACACCACTGGCAACACGTTTATCGTTCCGCATTCTTCCGAGGCGGTAATATCTTGATGTCCGCTTTGTCCGGCATTGATCAGGCGTTGTGGGACATCGCTGGCAAATACTACGATGTACCTGCCTATCAACTCTTAGGTGGTGCTGTACGCGACCGTATCCGCGTCTATGCACACTGGGGCATCGGGAGCTTAACTGACGAAGGCAAAGCTGCTGCGAAAGAACGCCTCGAATTTTTACAGCAAAAAGGCGGTTATACGGCATTTAAAAGCGGTCCCGGTGGCAAGTGGCGTGGACACGAACCTCCCGCGGTTATTGACGAATTTGTAGAACGCGCCTATCTCATGCGCGAGTGGGTGGGACCCGAAGTCGAACTTGCGTTTGACTTCCACAGTAAGATGACCCCTGCGCTCGCCGTTGAGATTTGTCATGAACTTAAAGGGATGCGTCCGATGTTCGTCGAGGAACCTATTCCACAAGAGAATGTAGACGCGCTCAAACTGATCTCCGACCATGTGCCGTTCCCGATTGCGACGGGTGAACGGCTGCTGACGCGTTGGGGGTTTCGCGAGATATTCGAGAAACAGGCGGTCGCTTACTTACAGCCCGATACCTCCCATGCCGGTGGCATTACTGAACTGAAGAAGATTGCGAACATGGCGGAGGTCTACTATATGCACATCGCCCCGCATTGTGCTATCGGTCCCGTTGCTTTCTCTGCCTCCCTTCATGTGGATGCCGTTGTGCCGAATTTCCTGATCCAAGAACAGATTGATGCCGGGTTAGGGGACGGTCTGTTTATTGAGGATTGGCAGGTTACAGATGGACACATTGAATTGCCGACGAAACCCGGACTCGGCTTTGAAATTGATGCGAACGAGGCAGAACAGACACTTAACACCTACCCTGAAGAACTCGGCGGCGAGTACTATTATGATACCGATGGCAGCGTCGCGGATTGGTAG
- a CDS encoding sulfatase-like hydrolase/transferase, giving the protein MSSQPNVLFMIADDHRWDAIGGMGDPTVKTPTMDSLMARGTTFRQTHIMGSLVGAVCVPSRAAVLTSANLFRSGGNQINPDLAVWPQVMREAGYHTFFSGKWHNDRQTFSNSFDDGGSIFFGGMGNQYKVPIFDFDPTGKYPQDDRYIGDKFSTELFTDSAVQFIENYDQTDPFFLYLSFTSPHDPRTPPGEYATMYKPEDVPVPENFLPEHPFDNGEMRIRDEVLAEFPRTPEIVQQHIADYYGMITSQDAEMGRLLNTLEANGHLDNTIVIYTADHGLAVGQHGLLGKQNLYDHSIRVPSIFAGPGIPEGTTVDALTYLYDVFPTVCDLTSVECPDTTEGCSLVPLMEGCVDQVRPTVFAAYKDIHRTISDGRWKLIRYYVSEETGKGTDYIQLFDLEQDPWETTNLAGLPEHADRIRSLAADMKMWQTEADDFMKDTPILLQ; this is encoded by the coding sequence ATGTCCTCACAACCGAATGTTCTTTTTATGATTGCTGATGACCATCGATGGGATGCTATCGGCGGTATGGGTGACCCGACCGTTAAGACGCCTACTATGGATTCACTCATGGCACGCGGGACAACCTTCCGCCAGACACACATTATGGGTTCACTTGTCGGAGCAGTCTGTGTACCGAGTCGTGCTGCTGTCCTCACCAGTGCTAATCTTTTTCGTAGCGGCGGAAACCAGATTAACCCAGATTTGGCTGTCTGGCCACAAGTCATGCGCGAGGCAGGGTATCACACATTTTTTTCCGGCAAATGGCATAATGATAGACAAACATTTAGCAATAGTTTTGACGATGGCGGGTCAATTTTCTTCGGTGGCATGGGCAATCAATATAAAGTGCCAATTTTCGATTTTGATCCGACAGGAAAATATCCGCAAGATGATAGGTATATTGGTGATAAGTTTTCTACGGAACTGTTTACAGACTCAGCGGTGCAATTTATAGAAAACTACGACCAAACGGATCCATTTTTCCTTTACCTCTCCTTTACTTCACCGCATGATCCTCGGACACCGCCAGGAGAATACGCGACGATGTATAAACCTGAGGATGTCCCTGTTCCAGAAAACTTCCTCCCGGAACACCCGTTTGACAACGGGGAAATGCGGATTCGTGATGAAGTGCTGGCAGAATTCCCACGCACCCCTGAAATCGTTCAACAACATATCGCCGATTACTACGGTATGATTACCAGCCAAGATGCCGAAATGGGACGCTTGCTAAACACATTGGAAGCCAACGGACATCTTGACAACACCATTGTCATCTATACCGCTGACCACGGACTCGCTGTTGGACAACACGGGCTGCTCGGCAAACAGAATCTCTATGACCACAGCATCCGTGTACCTTCCATATTTGCCGGACCGGGAATCCCCGAAGGCACAACAGTTGATGCACTCACTTACCTCTACGATGTCTTTCCGACCGTCTGTGACCTAACCAGTGTCGAGTGTCCGGATACGACTGAAGGGTGTAGTTTAGTACCCCTGATGGAGGGGTGTGTGGATCAGGTTCGTCCTACAGTCTTCGCGGCGTACAAAGATATTCACCGCACCATCAGCGATGGTCGTTGGAAACTGATCCGTTATTATGTCTCTGAAGAGACTGGTAAAGGCACAGATTACATCCAACTCTTCGATCTGGAGCAGGATCCTTGGGAAACAACAAACCTCGCGGGCCTGCCTGAGCATGCCGACCGCATCCGCTCACTTGCTGCTGATATGAAAATGTGGCAAACCGAGGCGGACGATTTCATGAAAGACACACCGATATTGTTACAGTAG
- a CDS encoding NIPSNAP family protein, translated as MAFFELRQYRTKPGQRENWVKYMEETVLPFQISKGMVVIGSFIGEEEDDLYVWIRRFESEEQREQLYAAVYEDDRWKNEMSPRVGELIDREQIVVTRLEPTSRSAHQ; from the coding sequence ATGGCTTTTTTTGAATTAAGGCAGTACAGAACGAAACCCGGTCAACGCGAAAACTGGGTGAAATACATGGAAGAAACGGTACTCCCATTCCAGATATCTAAAGGAATGGTTGTGATTGGCAGTTTCATCGGTGAAGAAGAGGACGATCTCTACGTTTGGATCCGACGGTTCGAGAGCGAAGAACAGCGAGAGCAGCTCTACGCAGCGGTCTATGAAGATGATCGGTGGAAAAACGAGATGTCACCACGCGTCGGTGAACTGATTGATAGAGAACAAATCGTTGTCACACGGCTTGAACCCACTTCGCGCTCGGCACATCAATAA
- a CDS encoding phytanoyl-CoA dioxygenase family protein, which produces MSPEEKYLFDLWGYVNIEGVLGDEALAELNALIDAQDYPDPVDDNVHSQRFGGFLSWENDAFRKLLNHPRIMPCLAEVVGPKFRLDHVYGILMIEGNPGGTLHGGGTPYDPSQYYVFRNDRMYNGLTVVSWALTDMLPGHGGFCCIPGSHKSNYPCPPEFRPVVDNKTCMAPVHQKAGDVVIFTEALTHGTLPWTATHERRSILFKYSPGHASWGQGRYDDELRNLMSEEDQKLMLEPPYVAHRKPVV; this is translated from the coding sequence ATGAGCCCTGAAGAAAAATATTTGTTTGATCTATGGGGATATGTGAATATTGAAGGCGTTTTAGGCGATGAAGCACTCGCGGAATTGAACGCCCTGATTGATGCCCAAGATTATCCGGATCCAGTGGATGATAATGTTCATTCGCAGCGATTTGGTGGCTTCCTAAGTTGGGAAAACGACGCGTTCCGTAAACTGCTTAACCATCCGCGTATTATGCCGTGCTTAGCGGAGGTCGTCGGTCCTAAGTTTCGGCTCGATCACGTCTACGGCATCTTAATGATAGAAGGCAACCCAGGCGGAACACTCCACGGTGGCGGCACGCCTTATGATCCGTCGCAGTACTACGTCTTCCGAAACGATCGGATGTATAACGGACTAACTGTCGTCTCGTGGGCGTTAACCGATATGCTGCCTGGACACGGTGGTTTCTGTTGCATCCCGGGTAGCCATAAGAGCAACTACCCGTGTCCGCCGGAATTCCGACCGGTGGTAGACAACAAAACCTGCATGGCACCCGTGCATCAGAAGGCCGGCGATGTGGTGATCTTCACCGAAGCATTGACACACGGCACGCTCCCATGGACGGCTACACACGAACGCCGCTCAATTTTATTCAAGTATTCACCAGGACACGCCTCATGGGGACAAGGCAGATACGATGACGAACTTCGCAACCTGATGTCGGAAGAGGATCAGAAGTTAATGCTGGAACCGCCTTACGTTGCACACCGTAAACCGGTCGTCTAA